The genomic stretch TGCGGTGGGCTGTGCGTCGTCGGCGCTCGGCGGACCTTTCGGAACGTTTATCGCCGCAGTTATCGCCGCGGAATTCGGCAAGCTTGTTTATAAGGAAACAAAAGTGGATATAATAGTTACTCCGACTGTCACAATCGCAGTCGGCGTGGGTGTATCTATGCTTGTGGGTCCCGGAATAAGCGCTGTTATGAAATATCTCGGCAGTCTTATAATGATGTTTGTTGAATTAAAGCCTGTGCTTATGGGCGCTCTCGTTTCGGCGGTTGTAGGAATTTGCTTAACGCTTCCCATATCGTCAGCGGCAATATGTGCGTCGCTCGCGCTTACGGGTATTGCAGGCGGTGCGGCAACGGCAGGCTGCTGTGCGCAGATGGTCGGTTTTGCAGTGATGAGTTTTGCCGCAAACAAATGGAGCGGTGTTATCGCCCAGGGACTCGGAACAAGTATGCTCCAAATGGGCAATATCGTCAAAAAGCCCGTAATCTGGCTTCCGCCCACGATATGCTCGCTTATAACGGGCGCACTCTCGGCGGCGGTGTTCAAAATGGAAAATCCCGTTGCAATCGCGTCGGGAATGGGAACGTGCGGTCTTGTCGGACCTATCGGAGTGTTAAGCAAAACAGGTGTCGGCTTAAACGACATTTTGGTTGTTTTGCTCCTGTGCATTGTTCTTCCTGCGGTTCTTACGTACATAATCGCGAAAATTTTCAAACATTTCAAAATTTTTGACGACAGTGACTTAAAACTTGACATATAAAAAAGCAACGACTTAAAACCAATCAAGCCGTTGCTCAAGTAAAGGGGGTTTTAAGTACGTCAAACCGCAAGGCTTGGCGCACTTAAAATATTTGTGAGGTCAATTCTATTTATCCCCGTATTTTAGGTTTATATACATTTTTAAAAAATTTTTTAAGGTGATAAAATGTTTTTAAGGCGGATTTTAGCAATTACAGTTTCAAAAGCGTCGATAATTCTCGGCAGACTGATGGGCAAAAAAGGCTCGTCGACGCCGGGCGAAATTGCGCTTAAAATATGTCCCGATATTCTTTCGTATTTGTCAAAGCAGATTAA from Qingrenia yutianensis encodes the following:
- a CDS encoding PTS transporter subunit IIC, yielding MQFLKRKGISLSAKVYFIDALGAMALGLFASLLIGTIFGTIADYVSYEPVSGFLKQMQNYCNLAQGPSMAMAIGTALGAQGLVLFSLCAVGCASSALGGPFGTFIAAVIAAEFGKLVYKETKVDIIVTPTVTIAVGVGVSMLVGPGISAVMKYLGSLIMMFVELKPVLMGALVSAVVGICLTLPISSAAICASLALTGIAGGAATAGCCAQMVGFAVMSFAANKWSGVIAQGLGTSMLQMGNIVKKPVIWLPPTICSLITGALSAAVFKMENPVAIASGMGTCGLVGPIGVLSKTGVGLNDILVVLLLCIVLPAVLTYIIAKIFKHFKIFDDSDLKLDI